The genomic DNA CCTGCTGCGGCATTCGCCGGTCGCGGTGGCGGCGTTGGCGGGAGGGCTGGGGCTGTGCTTTTTTGCCATCGTCACGATGCTGACGCTACGGCTGCTGGCGTTGGCGCGGCGCTACGTGCCGGCGTCCACGGCCGCCGCGGCCGGCTTGAACATCGCGTCGTTCAATCTGGGGACGGCCTTGGGCGGCGCGTTGGGCAGCTTGGTGATCGCGGCGGGAGGCCTCGCCGGCCTGCCGCTGGCGGGGGCGGCGGCGGCCGTGGTCGCGGCGGCGGCGCTGCGCTGGCAGGCGGCCAGGACCCCGCTGAGGCAGGCCGCCTGATTCCTCTTACAATGCCGGGTTGCGTGAATTTTCTGGACTGCGTGAGATGTCTGACGTTTTGAGTATCGAATCCCTGGACCTGGAAGCCCGGGGTATCGCCCGCCGCGATGGCAAGGTCGTGTTCGTGGAAGGCGCCTTGCCCGGCGAGCGGGTCACGGCGACCACCGTGCGCCGCAAGCCGTCCTATGAAATCGCGCGGGTCGACCAGGTCATGCGCCCGTCGTCGCAGCGCGTCGCGCCGCGCTGCCCGCATTTCGGCGTCTGTGGCGGCTGTGCCATGCAGCATCTCGAACCGTCCACGCAGGTGGCGATCAAGCAGCGGTCGCTCGAAGACACCTTCTGGCACGTCGGCAAGCTGCGTCCGGCCCGCATCCTGGCGCCGCTGCATGGCCCGACCTGGGGCTACCGCTACCGCGCCCGCCTGTCGGTGCGCGTGGTGCCCAAGAAGGGCGGGGTGCTGGTGGGTTTTCACGAGCGCAAGAGCAGCTACGTGGCCGACATGCGCGAATGCCATGTGCTGCCGCGCCACGTCAGCGACCTGCTGATGCCGCTGCGCGCCATGATCGCGTCGATGTCCGCGCCCGACCGCCTGCCGCAGGTGGAAGTGTCGCTGGGCGACGGCGTGACCGCGCTGGTGCTGCGCCACCTGCTGCCGCTGACCGACCACGACATCGCCGTGCTGCGCGCCTTCGCCGACAAGCACGATGTGCAATGGTGGCTGCAGCCCAAGGGCCCGGACACGGTGCATCCGCTGGTGCCCGAGCATCGCGACGCGCTGACCTACACCATGCCCGAGTTCGGCCTGCGCATGCCGTACCGGCCGACCGACTTCACCCAGGTCAACCACGCCATCAACCGCGCGATGGTGTCGCGCGCGCTGCAATTGCTGGAAGTGCAGCCGACCGACCGCGTCGCCGACCTGTTCTGTGGCCTGGGCAACTTCACGCTGCCGCTGGCCACCCAGGGCCGCGAGGCCGTGGGCGTGGAAGGCAGCAAGGCGCTGACCGACCGCGCCCATGAGGCCGCCGCGCGCCACGGGCTGGGCGAGCGCACCAGTTTCGCCACCCTCAACCTGTTCGAGGTGGACGCCGAATGGCTGCGCGGCCTGGGCTTCTTCGACCGCATGCTGATCGATCCGCCGCGCGAAGGCGCGCAGGCCGTGGCGCA from Achromobacter xylosoxidans includes the following:
- the rlmD gene encoding 23S rRNA (uracil(1939)-C(5))-methyltransferase RlmD, which produces MSDVLSIESLDLEARGIARRDGKVVFVEGALPGERVTATTVRRKPSYEIARVDQVMRPSSQRVAPRCPHFGVCGGCAMQHLEPSTQVAIKQRSLEDTFWHVGKLRPARILAPLHGPTWGYRYRARLSVRVVPKKGGVLVGFHERKSSYVADMRECHVLPRHVSDLLMPLRAMIASMSAPDRLPQVEVSLGDGVTALVLRHLLPLTDHDIAVLRAFADKHDVQWWLQPKGPDTVHPLVPEHRDALTYTMPEFGLRMPYRPTDFTQVNHAINRAMVSRALQLLEVQPTDRVADLFCGLGNFTLPLATQGREAVGVEGSKALTDRAHEAAARHGLGERTSFATLNLFEVDAEWLRGLGFFDRMLIDPPREGAQAVAQALSQLKAEERPRRIVYVSCNPATLARDAAIMVHEGGYLLKSAGVINMFPHTGHVESIAVFESLDAEGVREVQERARQRALQQAAEAAAAEAEKEAAAAEKAASKQAATEAYHARVAAEGEAPAQSQA